The following coding sequences are from one Streptomyces dengpaensis window:
- a CDS encoding GlxA family transcriptional regulator encodes MDEQQASPAPNAPSRHRVVVLALDGLLPFELGIPQRIFGKARDADGRSLYDVVTCSIRPPGPVQTDADFAVLVGNGPETLATADTVVIPTSYELGPVHEEGVLTPELAAALAHVRPGTRLVSICTGGYILAAAGYLDGRPATTHWMHAEHFQQLFPKIRVDADVLFIDDGDVLTSAGVAAGIDLCLHLVRRDHGAAVANDVARRTVVPPHRDGGQAQYIQRPVPEAQAATTTAARAWALGRLHEPIQLRDMAERESMSVRTFTRRFREEVGVSPGHWLTQQRVERARHLLESSDLSIDQVARDAGFGTAQSMRQHLQTVLGVTPTTYRRTFRAGSGSRSGS; translated from the coding sequence ATGGACGAACAGCAGGCATCACCCGCGCCGAACGCGCCCTCCAGACACCGCGTTGTCGTTCTCGCCCTCGACGGGCTGCTGCCCTTCGAGCTGGGCATCCCGCAGCGCATCTTCGGCAAGGCGCGCGACGCGGACGGCCGCAGCCTGTACGACGTCGTCACCTGCTCGATCCGGCCGCCCGGCCCCGTCCAGACGGACGCCGACTTCGCCGTCCTGGTCGGCAACGGCCCGGAGACGCTGGCCACCGCCGACACCGTCGTCATCCCCACGTCGTACGAGCTCGGCCCCGTCCACGAGGAAGGTGTGCTCACCCCCGAACTGGCCGCCGCCCTCGCCCACGTCCGCCCCGGCACTCGTCTCGTCTCCATCTGCACCGGCGGATACATCCTCGCCGCCGCCGGCTATCTCGACGGCCGCCCGGCCACCACGCACTGGATGCACGCGGAGCACTTCCAGCAGCTCTTCCCGAAGATCCGGGTCGACGCCGACGTGCTCTTCATCGACGACGGTGACGTCCTCACCTCCGCCGGTGTCGCGGCCGGGATCGACCTGTGCCTCCATCTCGTACGCCGCGACCACGGCGCCGCCGTCGCCAACGATGTGGCCCGCCGTACCGTCGTTCCGCCGCACCGCGACGGCGGCCAGGCGCAGTACATCCAGCGTCCGGTGCCGGAGGCACAGGCGGCCACCACGACCGCCGCCCGCGCCTGGGCCCTCGGCCGCCTCCACGAGCCGATCCAGCTGCGAGACATGGCCGAGCGGGAGTCGATGTCCGTACGCACCTTCACGCGCCGGTTCCGCGAGGAGGTCGGCGTCAGCCCCGGGCACTGGCTCACCCAGCAGCGCGTCGAACGGGCCCGGCATCTGCTGGAGTCCAGCGACCTGTCGATCGATCAGGTGGCGCGGGATGCCGGATTCGGCACGGCCCAGTCGATGCGTCAGCATCTGCAGACGGTGCTCGGGGTCACTCCCACTACGTATCGGCGGACGTTCCGGGCGGGGTCCGGGAGCCGGTCCGGCTCTTAG
- a CDS encoding acyl-CoA dehydrogenase family protein, with translation MEFGFAPEDEGFRREARAWLEEHLDAGPPARQDWERALGRGGWIGLGWTEGGYGNRQATLTQQVVWAEEYAHANAPTRSGHIGENLLAPTLIAHGTQEQKARFLPTVARGEELWCQGYSEPGAGSDLAGVRTTAVRDTDTYHITGQKIWTSLAHEADWCFVLARTQPESTRHHGLSFLLVPMDQPGRVEVRPIRQLTGTSEFNEVFFDGAVARAEHLVGGEGNGWHVAMSLLGFERGVSTLAQQIGFAEELGRVVETAVETGAVADPVVRDRIVRQWAELRTMRWNALRTLGGRTDPGAPSVAKLLWGGWHRRLGELAMQVRGAAAAVGPVDWAAAAPYELDAFQHLFLFSRADTIYGGSDEIQRTIIAERVLGLPREPKG, from the coding sequence GTGGAGTTCGGATTCGCTCCGGAGGACGAGGGATTCCGGCGGGAGGCGCGGGCGTGGCTCGAGGAGCATCTCGACGCCGGGCCCCCCGCTCGCCAGGACTGGGAGCGGGCGCTCGGCCGGGGCGGCTGGATCGGCCTCGGGTGGACCGAGGGCGGGTACGGCAACCGGCAGGCGACCCTGACCCAACAGGTCGTCTGGGCCGAGGAGTACGCGCACGCGAACGCCCCCACCCGCTCGGGCCACATCGGCGAAAACCTCCTGGCCCCCACCCTCATCGCCCACGGCACCCAGGAACAGAAGGCCCGCTTCCTCCCCACCGTCGCCCGAGGCGAGGAACTCTGGTGCCAGGGATACAGCGAACCGGGCGCGGGTTCGGATCTGGCAGGCGTGCGGACGACAGCCGTCCGGGACACCGACACGTACCACATCACGGGCCAGAAGATCTGGACCTCCCTGGCCCACGAGGCGGACTGGTGCTTCGTCCTCGCCCGTACGCAACCGGAGTCCACCCGCCACCACGGTCTGTCCTTCCTCCTCGTCCCCATGGACCAGCCGGGCCGCGTCGAGGTCCGCCCGATCCGCCAGTTGACCGGCACGAGCGAGTTCAACGAGGTCTTCTTCGACGGTGCGGTGGCACGCGCCGAGCACCTGGTCGGCGGCGAGGGAAACGGCTGGCACGTCGCGATGAGCCTCCTCGGCTTCGAGCGGGGCGTGTCGACCCTGGCCCAACAGATCGGCTTCGCCGAGGAGTTGGGGCGAGTTGTCGAGACAGCCGTCGAGACCGGCGCCGTCGCCGATCCCGTCGTACGCGACCGGATCGTACGTCAGTGGGCCGAACTGCGGACGATGCGCTGGAACGCCCTGCGCACGCTGGGCGGCCGGACGGATCCGGGGGCGCCCAGCGTGGCGAAGCTGCTGTGGGGCGGCTGGCATCGGCGGCTCGGTGAGCTGGCGATGCAGGTACGCGGCGCCGCGGCGGCGGTGGGGCCGGTGGACTGGGCGGCGGCAGCGCCGTACGAACTGGACGCGTTCCAGCACCTGTTCCTGTTCAGCCGGGCCGACACGATCTACGGCGGCTCGGACGAGATCCAGCGCACGATCATCGCCGAGCGGGTGCTCGGCCTGCCGCGGGAACCGAAGGGCTGA
- a CDS encoding ATP-binding protein: MQVLQVQLEIRPDPAEVGRARRWTRSRLTGSGIEADEPLAETLILLVSELVTNAVVHTGCPAVLRLSLPRGAESDTVRLEVADSSARPPAPRHADGDETNGRGLELVDGLADRWGWNPEGAGKRIWCEVDRCNSGAATGAAYPAYEDFAYEAV, from the coding sequence GTGCAGGTGCTTCAAGTGCAGCTGGAGATCCGGCCCGACCCCGCGGAGGTGGGGCGAGCCCGGCGATGGACCCGTTCGCGGCTCACCGGGTCCGGGATAGAGGCCGATGAACCGCTCGCCGAGACGCTGATCCTGCTCGTCTCCGAACTCGTCACCAACGCCGTGGTGCACACCGGCTGTCCGGCCGTGCTGCGGCTGTCCCTGCCGCGCGGGGCCGAGTCCGACACCGTCCGCCTGGAGGTGGCCGACTCCAGCGCCCGGCCGCCGGCCCCCCGGCACGCCGACGGCGACGAGACCAACGGCCGTGGCCTGGAACTGGTCGACGGCCTCGCGGACCGCTGGGGCTGGAACCCCGAGGGTGCGGGCAAACGCATCTGGTGCGAGGTGGACCGCTGCAACTCGGGTGCCGCGACGGGGGCCGCGTATCCGGCGTACGAGGACTTCGCGTACGAGGCGGTGTAG
- a CDS encoding acyl-CoA dehydrogenase has product MDLACTPEEEDFRARLREWLAQALPSLPPKPSSDDWPGRRAYDLGWQRMLYDAGYAGLHWPVDAGGRGATPTQHLIYLEETEKAGAPYVGANFVGLLHAGPTIASEGSAEQRARWLPPVLRGEEVWCQGFSEPGAGSDLAALRTRAWRHGDDYVVSGSKIWTSHAEVADWCELLVRTDPTAPKHRGISWLAMPMDAPGITVRPLRTLAGSAEFAEVFLDEVRIPVAHRVGAENDGWRVTMVTLSYERGTAFVGEVVACRRVLGELAREARKNGRWDDAVLRRRLGRLNAEFRALWRLTQWNVSAAQRTGGVPGAGGSVFKLRYSHARQELYDAAAELLGPEALDLGRDWTLDRLSSLSYTIAAGTSQIQRNIVAERILGLPKGR; this is encoded by the coding sequence GTGGACCTCGCGTGCACCCCGGAAGAGGAGGATTTCCGGGCGCGGCTGCGCGAGTGGCTCGCCCAGGCGCTTCCGTCGCTGCCCCCGAAGCCGTCCTCCGACGACTGGCCGGGGCGGCGCGCGTACGACCTCGGGTGGCAGCGGATGCTGTACGACGCCGGGTACGCGGGACTGCACTGGCCCGTCGACGCGGGAGGCCGGGGCGCCACCCCGACGCAGCACCTCATCTACCTCGAGGAGACGGAAAAGGCGGGCGCCCCCTACGTAGGGGCCAATTTCGTCGGCCTGCTGCACGCCGGACCCACCATTGCCTCCGAAGGAAGTGCCGAACAGCGGGCGCGCTGGCTGCCGCCCGTGCTGCGCGGCGAGGAGGTCTGGTGCCAGGGCTTCAGCGAACCCGGCGCGGGCTCGGACCTCGCGGCGCTGCGCACGCGCGCGTGGCGGCACGGCGACGACTACGTAGTGAGCGGGTCCAAAATCTGGACCTCTCACGCGGAGGTCGCCGACTGGTGCGAACTGCTGGTCAGGACGGACCCCACCGCCCCCAAGCACCGCGGCATCTCGTGGCTCGCCATGCCCATGGACGCGCCGGGAATCACCGTCCGGCCGCTGCGCACGCTCGCGGGCTCCGCCGAGTTCGCCGAGGTCTTCCTCGACGAGGTGCGCATACCGGTCGCCCACCGCGTCGGCGCCGAGAACGACGGCTGGCGCGTGACCATGGTGACCCTGTCCTACGAACGCGGCACCGCATTCGTCGGCGAGGTCGTCGCCTGCCGCCGCGTCCTTGGCGAACTCGCCCGCGAGGCTCGGAAGAACGGCCGCTGGGACGATGCCGTACTGCGCCGCCGTCTCGGCCGGCTCAACGCCGAGTTCCGGGCGCTGTGGCGGCTCACGCAGTGGAACGTCAGCGCGGCGCAGCGGACCGGCGGGGTGCCCGGAGCCGGCGGCTCGGTCTTCAAGCTGCGGTACTCGCACGCGCGCCAGGAGCTGTACGACGCCGCCGCCGAGCTCCTGGGCCCCGAGGCGCTCGACCTCGGCCGGGACTGGACCCTCGACCGGCTCTCATCCCTGTCGTACACCATCGCGGCCGGCACCTCGCAGATCCAGCGGAACATCGTGGCCGAGCGGATCCTGGGCCTTCCCAAGGGGCGGTGA
- a CDS encoding SDR family NAD(P)-dependent oxidoreductase, producing the protein MGNFLAGKVIAVTGAGRGIGRAVALAAAAEGARVVVNDYGVSIEGAEPTSSVADAVVKEIEAAGGDAVAVADDISTMAGGQRVVDTALTSYGRLDGVVCVAGILRERMLFNMSEEEWDPVVATHLKGTFTVFRAASVVMRKQRSGTLIGFTSGNHQGSVSQANYSAAKGGVISLVRSAALGLHKYGVTANAVAPVARTRMSAKVPVELTEIGEPEDVAALVAYLLSDRAREQRITGQVYTIAGPKIAVWAQPRELRAAYAEGSWTPEKIADFLPGTVGVDPMPLLERVEAMARAAGEGARPNE; encoded by the coding sequence GTGGGGAACTTCTTGGCAGGCAAGGTCATCGCCGTCACGGGAGCGGGACGGGGGATCGGCCGGGCCGTCGCCCTCGCCGCCGCGGCCGAGGGCGCGCGTGTCGTCGTCAACGACTACGGCGTCTCCATCGAGGGCGCCGAGCCGACGAGTTCGGTCGCCGACGCCGTCGTCAAGGAGATCGAGGCGGCGGGCGGGGACGCGGTCGCGGTGGCTGACGACATCTCGACGATGGCGGGCGGGCAACGGGTCGTCGACACCGCGCTGACGTCGTACGGGCGCCTGGACGGTGTGGTGTGCGTGGCGGGGATCCTGCGCGAGCGCATGCTCTTCAACATGTCCGAGGAGGAATGGGACCCGGTCGTCGCGACCCACCTCAAGGGCACGTTCACGGTGTTCCGGGCGGCGTCGGTGGTGATGCGCAAGCAACGCTCGGGCACGCTGATCGGTTTCACCAGCGGTAACCATCAGGGGTCCGTCTCCCAGGCCAACTACAGCGCCGCGAAAGGCGGGGTCATCTCGCTCGTGCGGAGCGCGGCGCTGGGGCTGCACAAGTACGGGGTGACGGCGAACGCGGTCGCACCCGTGGCGCGTACGCGCATGTCCGCGAAGGTGCCGGTGGAGCTGACGGAGATCGGCGAGCCCGAGGACGTCGCCGCACTGGTGGCCTATCTGCTCTCGGACCGCGCCCGCGAGCAGCGGATCACCGGGCAGGTGTACACCATCGCCGGCCCCAAGATCGCCGTATGGGCCCAGCCCCGCGAACTCCGGGCGGCGTACGCGGAGGGCTCCTGGACACCGGAGAAGATCGCGGACTTCCTGCCGGGGACGGTGGGGGTGGATCCGATGCCGCTGCTGGAGCGGGTGGAGGCGATGGCTCGGGCGGCGGGGGAGGGGGCGCGGCCGAATGAGTAG
- a CDS encoding flavin reductase family protein, whose translation MGHAGMAAAAVRYLRSAGVPAAARPVEALPRPELRAVGDDERAPVDQAEFRRVLGNFATGVTVVTAAAADGDPGPAGFACQSFSSLSLDPPLVCFMVGRTSTTWPRIARAGAFCVNVLGAHQGELCRGFAVSGADKFAGVVYDAAPVSGSPRLAGAAAWIDCTIHAVHTGGDHLIVVGRVDALGTGDDDVAPLLFHKGRFV comes from the coding sequence ATGGGACACGCAGGGATGGCCGCCGCCGCGGTCCGCTACCTCAGGTCGGCCGGAGTCCCCGCCGCCGCGAGGCCCGTGGAGGCGTTGCCGCGCCCGGAACTGCGCGCGGTCGGCGACGACGAACGCGCGCCGGTCGATCAGGCCGAATTCCGCCGAGTCCTGGGGAACTTCGCGACCGGCGTGACCGTTGTCACCGCAGCGGCCGCCGACGGCGACCCGGGCCCCGCGGGTTTCGCCTGCCAGTCCTTCTCCTCCCTCTCCCTCGACCCTCCGCTGGTCTGCTTCATGGTCGGCCGTACGTCGACGACCTGGCCGCGGATCGCGCGCGCGGGCGCCTTCTGTGTGAACGTCCTCGGGGCGCACCAGGGCGAGCTGTGCCGCGGCTTCGCGGTGAGCGGCGCGGACAAGTTCGCCGGGGTCGTGTACGACGCGGCGCCGGTCTCCGGCTCGCCCCGCCTCGCGGGCGCCGCGGCGTGGATCGACTGCACGATCCATGCGGTGCACACGGGCGGGGATCACCTCATCGTGGTCGGCCGGGTGGACGCGCTCGGCACCGGCGACGACGACGTGGCGCCACTGCTGTTCCACAAGGGGCGGTTCGTCTAG
- a CDS encoding Zn-dependent alcohol dehydrogenase: MRGVIFDGKRPQAVDDLEIRDPGPGEVLVAISAAGLCHSDLSVVDGTIPFPVPVVLGHEGAGVVEAVGVGVTHVQPGDHVSLSTLANCGACAECDRGRPTMCRKAIGKPRQPFTRGGRPLYQFASNSAFAERTLVKAVQAVRIPEDIPLTSAALIGCGVLTGMGAVLNRARVDRGDNVLVIGTGGIGLNVLQGARIAGALKIVAVDSNPAKESLARQFGATHFLTSTEGVKDILPTGAHHAFECVGRVELIRQAIDSLDRHGQAVLLGVPPATAEASFLVSSMYLDKSILGCRYGSSRPQRDIALYAELYREGRLLLDELVTATYPVEDFEKATEDAHEGRVARAVLTF; encoded by the coding sequence ATGCGAGGCGTGATCTTCGATGGGAAGCGGCCCCAGGCCGTGGACGACCTGGAGATACGGGACCCAGGACCCGGCGAGGTATTGGTGGCGATCTCGGCGGCCGGGCTCTGCCACAGCGATCTCTCTGTGGTGGACGGGACCATACCGTTCCCCGTTCCGGTGGTCCTCGGCCATGAGGGCGCGGGCGTGGTGGAGGCGGTGGGTGTGGGCGTCACCCATGTCCAGCCCGGCGACCATGTGTCGCTGTCCACGCTCGCCAACTGCGGGGCCTGCGCCGAGTGCGACCGGGGACGACCGACGATGTGCCGCAAGGCGATCGGGAAGCCGCGGCAACCGTTCACGCGGGGCGGCCGGCCGCTGTACCAGTTCGCGTCCAACTCGGCTTTCGCGGAACGGACGTTGGTGAAGGCGGTGCAGGCGGTCCGGATTCCGGAAGACATCCCCCTGACGTCCGCGGCGCTGATCGGCTGCGGGGTCCTGACGGGCATGGGGGCGGTACTGAACCGCGCCCGCGTGGACCGGGGCGACAACGTCCTGGTCATCGGCACGGGCGGCATAGGCCTCAACGTCCTCCAGGGCGCGCGGATCGCGGGCGCCCTGAAGATCGTCGCGGTCGACTCCAACCCCGCGAAGGAGTCCCTGGCCCGCCAGTTCGGCGCGACCCACTTCCTGACCTCCACGGAGGGCGTGAAGGACATCCTCCCCACCGGCGCCCACCACGCCTTCGAATGCGTCGGCCGTGTCGAACTCATCCGCCAGGCCATCGACTCACTCGACCGCCACGGCCAGGCCGTCCTCCTCGGCGTCCCCCCGGCAACGGCCGAGGCCTCCTTCCTCGTCTCCTCCATGTACCTGGACAAGTCCATCCTCGGCTGCCGCTACGGCTCCTCCCGCCCCCAACGCGACATCGCCCTGTACGCCGAGCTGTACCGCGAAGGCCGCTTGCTCCTGGACGAGTTGGTGACGGCGACTTATCCGGTGGAGGACTTCGAGAAGGCGACGGAGGACGCACATGAGGGGAGGGTGGCGAGGGCGGTGCTGACGTTCTGA
- a CDS encoding MFS transporter, translated as MTQTTEATSAAEDSRPRPRFTRPFGRRIHRAWFVAAVTFVTILGAAAFRSLPGLLIDPLHDEFDWSRGTIGAAVSVNLALYGLTAPFAAALMDRFGIRRVVAVALTVIALGSGLTVWMTAAWQLLLCWGLLVGVGSGSMALAFAATVTNRWFTTRKGLVTGILTAASASGQLIFLPMLSWIVTEHDWRPAAVTVALAALAVVPFVWLLLRDHPADVGQKPYGAKEFVPKPEPARGAARRAVTVLFSAVRTGPFWLLAGTFAICGASTNGLIQTHFVPAAHDHGMPITAAASLLAVIGVFDVVGTIASGWFTDRFEPRRLLAVYYALRGISLLFLPMLLAPTVHPPMIFFIVFYGLDWVATVPPTLALCREQYGEDSAIVFGWVLASHQVGAALVAFLGGVARDVFGSYDVVWYASGALCAAAALMALVIRRRRPVQMMPAPATAA; from the coding sequence GTGACCCAGACAACCGAAGCCACCTCAGCCGCAGAGGACTCCCGACCTCGACCCCGGTTCACCCGCCCCTTCGGGCGCCGCATCCACCGGGCGTGGTTCGTGGCGGCCGTCACTTTCGTGACGATCCTCGGCGCCGCGGCCTTCCGTTCGCTCCCGGGGCTGCTGATCGATCCGCTGCACGATGAGTTCGACTGGTCGCGCGGCACGATCGGCGCGGCGGTCTCGGTCAACCTCGCGCTGTACGGGCTGACGGCACCGTTCGCGGCCGCGCTGATGGACCGCTTCGGCATCCGGCGCGTGGTGGCGGTCGCCCTGACGGTGATCGCGCTCGGTTCCGGGCTGACCGTCTGGATGACGGCGGCCTGGCAGCTTCTGCTCTGCTGGGGCCTGTTGGTGGGCGTGGGCTCCGGTTCGATGGCGCTGGCCTTCGCGGCGACGGTCACGAACCGCTGGTTCACGACGCGGAAGGGCCTGGTGACGGGCATCCTGACGGCGGCCTCGGCGTCGGGACAGTTGATCTTCCTGCCGATGCTCTCCTGGATCGTCACCGAGCACGACTGGCGCCCCGCCGCGGTGACAGTGGCCCTCGCCGCCCTCGCCGTCGTCCCCTTCGTATGGCTGCTGCTGCGCGACCACCCGGCGGACGTGGGCCAGAAGCCGTACGGGGCGAAGGAGTTCGTGCCGAAGCCCGAGCCGGCGCGGGGAGCCGCCCGGCGCGCGGTGACCGTCCTGTTCTCCGCGGTCCGCACGGGTCCCTTCTGGCTGCTGGCGGGGACGTTCGCGATCTGCGGTGCCTCGACGAACGGTCTGATCCAGACGCACTTCGTGCCCGCGGCCCACGACCACGGCATGCCGATCACGGCGGCCGCCTCGCTCCTCGCGGTCATCGGCGTCTTCGACGTGGTCGGAACGATCGCCTCCGGGTGGTTCACCGACCGCTTCGAGCCCCGCCGGCTGCTGGCGGTGTACTACGCCCTGCGCGGCATCTCGCTCCTCTTCCTCCCCATGCTCCTGGCCCCGACGGTGCACCCCCCGATGATCTTCTTCATCGTCTTCTACGGCCTCGACTGGGTCGCCACGGTGCCGCCCACCCTGGCCCTGTGCCGCGAGCAGTACGGCGAGGACAGCGCCATCGTCTTCGGCTGGGTCCTCGCCTCCCACCAGGTCGGCGCCGCCCTCGTCGCCTTCCTCGGCGGCGTCGCACGGGATGTCTTCGGCTCGTACGACGTGGTCTGGTACGCCTCGGGCGCACTGTGCGCGGCGGCGGCGCTGATGGCGCTGGTGATCCGCCGCCGACGGCCGGTCCAGATGATGCCCGCGCCGGCGACGGCCGCCTGA
- a CDS encoding amidohydrolase family protein, which yields MTELPRIISVDDHVIEPAHLFETWLPRKYRERGPKPLTAGIGELAYVGGKYRITMDPEGPPTDWWIYEDLEFPYKRNIAAVGFDRDEMTLEGITRAEMRRGCWDPVERLKDMDLNHVEASLCFPTFPRFCGQTFAEAHDKEVALACVRAYNDWMVEEWCGDSGGRLIPLCLIPLWDIDLAVAEIRRNAARGVKAVTFSEIPTYLGLPSIHTGYWDPFFAVCQETGTVVNMHIGSSSQMPAASPDAPPAVQASLSFNNAMASMMDFLFSGVLVKFPRLKLAYSEGQMGWIPYALERADDVWREHRAWGGVRDLVPEPPSTYYYRQIFCCFFRDQHGVASLDVVGRDNATFETDYPHVDSTFPHTKEVALDHVKGLDDETIHKLMRGNAIRMLELDL from the coding sequence ATGACGGAACTGCCCCGCATCATCAGCGTCGACGACCATGTGATCGAGCCCGCGCACCTCTTCGAGACCTGGCTGCCGCGGAAGTACCGCGAGCGCGGCCCGAAGCCCCTCACCGCCGGCATCGGGGAACTGGCCTACGTCGGCGGCAAGTACCGGATCACGATGGACCCGGAAGGACCGCCCACCGACTGGTGGATCTACGAAGACCTCGAGTTCCCGTACAAGCGCAACATCGCCGCCGTCGGCTTCGACCGCGACGAGATGACCCTGGAGGGCATCACGCGCGCGGAGATGCGGCGCGGCTGCTGGGACCCCGTCGAGCGCCTCAAGGACATGGACCTCAACCATGTCGAGGCCAGCCTCTGCTTCCCCACCTTCCCCCGCTTCTGCGGACAGACGTTCGCCGAGGCGCACGACAAGGAGGTGGCCCTGGCCTGCGTGCGCGCGTACAACGACTGGATGGTCGAGGAGTGGTGCGGCGACAGCGGCGGCCGGCTGATCCCGCTGTGCCTGATCCCGCTGTGGGACATCGACCTGGCGGTCGCCGAGATCCGGCGCAACGCGGCACGGGGCGTCAAGGCCGTGACCTTCTCGGAGATCCCCACCTACCTGGGGCTGCCCTCCATCCACACCGGCTACTGGGACCCCTTCTTCGCGGTCTGCCAGGAGACGGGCACGGTCGTGAACATGCACATCGGTTCGTCGTCGCAGATGCCCGCCGCGTCCCCGGACGCGCCGCCCGCCGTCCAGGCGTCGCTGTCCTTCAACAATGCGATGGCGTCGATGATGGACTTCCTGTTCAGCGGCGTACTGGTGAAGTTCCCGCGCCTCAAACTCGCCTACTCCGAGGGCCAGATGGGCTGGATCCCGTACGCCCTGGAGCGCGCCGACGACGTCTGGCGGGAGCACCGCGCCTGGGGCGGGGTCCGCGACCTCGTTCCCGAGCCCCCGTCGACGTACTACTACCGGCAGATCTTCTGCTGCTTCTTCCGCGACCAGCACGGTGTCGCCTCCCTGGACGTGGTCGGCCGCGACAACGCCACCTTCGAGACGGACTACCCGCACGTCGACTCGACCTTCCCGCACACCAAGGAGGTCGCCCTCGACCATGTGAAGGGCCTCGACGACGAGACCATCCACAAGTTGATGCGGGGCAACGCGATCCGCATGCTGGAACTGGACCTGTAG
- a CDS encoding cyclase family protein gives MSLPAEFLGLAKRVNNWGRWGTDDEIGTLNLITDEVVRKAAASVRTGRRVPLALPLRHDGVQTGVIPGRVNPLHTMVQINQEIFGPGTVACSDDAVTMGLQAATHWDALTHVSHSGRIYNGRPADTITPHGGAQFSGIDKPRHIVSRGVLLDVARARGEDRLDGGHAVTPEDLDAAEALAGARVRAGDIVLVRTGQVQVYLAGDRHGYGYPSPGLSVRAPEWFHARDVAAVANDTLTFEIFPPEIEDLWLPVHALHLVEMGMLQGQNWNLEELSTACGEEGRYTFLLSAMPEPFVGGTGTPVAPVALL, from the coding sequence ATGTCACTGCCGGCCGAGTTCCTGGGCCTCGCCAAGCGCGTGAACAACTGGGGGCGCTGGGGCACCGACGACGAGATCGGGACCCTGAATCTCATCACCGACGAGGTCGTAAGGAAGGCGGCGGCGAGCGTCCGTACGGGACGGCGTGTTCCTCTCGCCCTCCCCCTTCGGCACGACGGCGTGCAGACCGGCGTGATCCCCGGGCGGGTCAATCCGCTGCACACCATGGTGCAGATCAACCAGGAGATCTTCGGCCCCGGCACCGTCGCGTGCAGCGACGACGCCGTGACCATGGGGCTCCAGGCGGCGACCCATTGGGACGCGCTCACCCATGTCTCCCACTCCGGGAGGATCTACAACGGCCGCCCTGCGGACACCATCACCCCGCACGGCGGAGCCCAGTTCAGCGGCATCGACAAGCCCCGGCACATCGTCTCGCGCGGCGTCCTGCTCGACGTCGCGCGAGCGCGGGGCGAGGACCGGCTGGACGGCGGGCACGCCGTGACGCCCGAAGACCTGGACGCGGCGGAGGCGTTGGCGGGTGCGCGGGTGCGGGCCGGTGACATCGTCCTCGTACGGACGGGGCAGGTCCAGGTGTATCTCGCGGGCGACAGACACGGATACGGGTATCCGTCACCCGGGCTGTCCGTCCGGGCCCCGGAGTGGTTCCACGCGCGCGATGTCGCGGCGGTCGCGAACGACACCCTCACCTTCGAGATCTTTCCGCCCGAGATCGAGGATCTGTGGCTGCCCGTGCACGCGCTCCACCTGGTCGAGATGGGGATGCTTCAGGGCCAGAACTGGAATCTCGAAGAGTTGTCCACAGCCTGTGGAGAAGAGGGGCGCTACACCTTCCTGCTGTCAGCGATGCCCGAACCCTTCGTGGGCGGTACGGGCACACCGGTGGCGCCGGTCGCCCTGCTCTGA
- a CDS encoding acyl-CoA dehydrogenase family protein, with amino-acid sequence MDFQLTDDQEALKAGVRELLTARFGHAELRAAADGGPPALDRALWRELGEAGFFALRLPEADGGVGLGLPEAVLAFEEAGRVLLPGPLIATHLAAGVVDGAATGEAVVAAVDGVHVEWLDQADAVRGDAAGAQPLRSVDPLTPLHRVPAAGVPLEADPEAVLLTSLLTAAEQLGGAARTCELAVQHARARKQFGQPIGAFQAVQHLCARMLVRVEVARAAVYAAAVTADPADVAAARLLADEAAVRGARDCLQVHGGMGFTWESDVHLHLKRAWIRTQRAGGTTECEEMLADDLLAGAG; translated from the coding sequence GTGGACTTCCAACTCACAGATGATCAAGAGGCGTTGAAGGCAGGCGTGCGGGAGCTGCTGACCGCGCGCTTCGGCCACGCCGAGCTGCGGGCCGCCGCGGACGGCGGGCCGCCCGCCCTCGACCGGGCGCTGTGGCGCGAGCTGGGCGAGGCCGGGTTCTTCGCGCTGCGCCTGCCGGAGGCGGACGGCGGAGTCGGACTCGGTCTCCCGGAAGCGGTGTTGGCCTTCGAGGAGGCGGGGCGGGTGCTGCTGCCCGGCCCGCTGATCGCGACGCACCTCGCGGCGGGCGTGGTCGACGGGGCGGCCACCGGCGAGGCCGTGGTGGCCGCCGTGGACGGGGTGCACGTGGAGTGGCTGGACCAGGCCGATGCCGTACGAGGAGACGCGGCCGGCGCACAGCCGCTGAGGTCGGTCGATCCGCTGACTCCGCTGCACAGGGTGCCTGCGGCCGGGGTTCCCCTGGAGGCCGACCCCGAAGCCGTACTCCTCACCTCCCTCCTCACCGCCGCCGAACAGCTCGGCGGCGCCGCCCGTACCTGCGAGCTGGCCGTGCAACACGCCCGGGCACGCAAGCAGTTCGGGCAGCCGATCGGGGCCTTCCAGGCGGTGCAGCATCTGTGCGCGCGGATGCTGGTGCGGGTGGAGGTGGCCCGCGCGGCCGTTTACGCGGCCGCCGTGACCGCCGACCCGGCGGATGTCGCGGCGGCCCGGCTGCTCGCCGACGAGGCCGCCGTGCGCGGCGCCCGCGACTGCCTTCAGGTGCACGGCGGCATGGGCTTCACCTGGGAGTCCGATGTCCATCTGCACCTCAAGAGGGCGTGGATACGGACGCAGCGCGCGGGCGGCACTACGGAGTGTGAGGAGATGTTGGCCGACGACCTCTTGGCCGGAGCGGGCTGA